A region of Deltaproteobacteria bacterium DNA encodes the following proteins:
- a CDS encoding tyrosine-type recombinase/integrase, translating to MRAMQPESVRARVRAARDFLLWITKRRAPEEYLGLLTPERIERFFAEYGQELGHASLRCLRSSVRAFLEFTADQGLTQHRLVEAIPTVRTYRLAETVRGIADEDIRQLLDSVDDTSASGIRDRAVLLVLATYGIRRGQITSLRLGDIAWRDAQIRFRGHKGGKTVTQVLLGAVARALARYIREVRPAVDHDRVFTRLRRPYLPLGPSAVGSLVQSRFERARIDPGRFGPHIFRHAFATRLLRSGRSLKEVADHLGHRHIASACIYAKVDQPSLREVAIAWPELLR from the coding sequence ATGAGGGCGATGCAGCCCGAGTCGGTCCGGGCCCGCGTCCGTGCGGCGAGGGACTTTCTCCTCTGGATCACGAAGCGGCGCGCCCCGGAGGAGTATCTCGGTCTCCTTACGCCCGAGAGAATCGAGCGTTTCTTTGCAGAGTACGGGCAGGAACTGGGTCACGCTTCCCTTCGGTGCCTGCGATCGTCCGTTCGAGCGTTCCTCGAGTTCACGGCCGATCAAGGTCTGACCCAGCATCGCCTGGTCGAAGCCATCCCGACGGTCAGGACCTATCGCCTGGCAGAGACGGTTCGAGGAATCGCGGACGAGGACATCCGGCAGCTTCTCGATTCGGTTGACGACACCAGCGCCAGTGGGATTCGTGACCGTGCCGTCCTGTTGGTCCTGGCGACCTACGGAATCCGGCGAGGCCAGATCACTAGCCTCCGGCTCGGGGACATCGCGTGGCGCGATGCTCAGATTCGCTTCCGAGGCCACAAGGGTGGCAAGACGGTGACCCAGGTTCTCCTCGGGGCGGTCGCGCGCGCCCTGGCTCGCTACATCCGCGAGGTTCGTCCGGCCGTCGACCACGATCGAGTTTTCACTCGTCTGAGGCGGCCGTATCTCCCGCTGGGACCCTCGGCGGTCGGGAGTCTCGTTCAGAGTCGGTTCGAGCGAGCCCGAATCGATCCCGGTCGCTTCGGACCGCACATCTTTCGGCACGCTTTCGCGACTCGCCTGCTGAGATCGGGAAGGTCGCTGAAGGAGGTGGCCGACCATCTTGGGCACCGGCACATCGCCTCGGCATGCATCTACGCGAAGGTGGATCAGCCGTCTCTGCGCGAAGTCGCGATCGCCTGGCCGGAGCTGCTCCGATGA